From Methanomassiliicoccales archaeon:
GCCTCCGGTCTCTGAGCCTTGACGGCGTTAAGCGTGCCTTCCCCCACCAGCAGTACGTCGGATACCGGGACCAGCCCCGAGACCAGCATTCCCAATCCTGCCCGCAGACCGGCGAAGGCCTCCTCGAACCCATACGGAGGTTTGGTGACCAATATCAATATGCTCTCTGCCATCTCATCACCTCGCTATGGTCACCATGCGATCGCTCTCCGCAACAAACCTGGACAGGTCGTTGGTGAGGCTTCCGATCTTGGTGCCCTCGATCTCTTCTCCACGAGCGATGCCACGAGCCTTGCAACAGGTCTCGCAGACCACCACCTCAAGCCCTTTCTCCAGCAGCTCCTTGGTCTCGTTGCCCACGTTGGGAAAGCGCTTGGGGTCCTGACCGTTCTTGATAAGCGTCACGGCCTCTCCATAGCCGAAGATGCGCACCCCGTACCCTTTGTCCAAAGCGGCCCGTGCCAATTTGACCATGACGTTCGCGTCCATGTTCATCATGGTGCCGGTCCTTACTTGGATCGTCAGTGTCTTCATTTCCTCACCTCACACCGTTATGGTCTGTTCGAACCTCTCCATGATGAGGTCGACCGCTTCGGAATAGTCGATGATCTTGAACTCAGGCATTGCCAGAGGTAGACCCCTTGCTTCCCAGTCGTCCTTTATGACATAGACATCCTTGACGACCGATCCCAGCTCCTTGCCTTTCTTGGCATTTGCGGCGAACAGCACCGCGTCCTCGAAAAGCAAGGCGGCGCTGGGGGCGCCCTCGCCCATCGATCTCACCAGGTCGTAGCTGGTGAACTCGTGGGGAGATTTTAGCAATATGAACAATTTGGACCTCATGTCATCACCTTCAGCCGAGGAACAGCTGCATGTCCGAGTCCGCTCCGATGTCCAGGAAGGCTGCGGCACCCAATATGGTAACGCCGTCGATCAGATCTTCCT
This genomic window contains:
- the tusB gene encoding sulfurtransferase complex subunit TusB, encoding MRSKLFILLKSPHEFTSYDLVRSMGEGAPSAALLFEDAVLFAANAKKGKELGSVVKDVYVIKDDWEARGLPLAMPEFKIIDYSEAVDLIMERFEQTITV
- a CDS encoding DsrE family protein, producing the protein MKTLTIQVRTGTMMNMDANVMVKLARAALDKGYGVRIFGYGEAVTLIKNGQDPKRFPNVGNETKELLEKGLEVVVCETCCKARGIARGEEIEGTKIGSLTNDLSRFVAESDRMVTIAR